A stretch of Leisingera sp. S132 DNA encodes these proteins:
- a CDS encoding SDR family NAD(P)-dependent oxidoreductase: MRFDGRRILVTGASCGIGRALALQLAAEGAEVLALARTSKALDDLPEGIERLACDLGDRRARTALIAGLQGRRLDGVINNAGIQIASDFVKGTADAQDIEQELVVNLTAPMHLAAGLLPVLARTPGSFLVNVTSGLALAPKRQAPVYCASKAGLRNFTRAMRYQAEDAGLRVQVTDCVMALAATQMTAGRGRGKISPNTAAAALLNGVAAGNSEIWVGQMKLLRLIHRLSPALAARILRG; the protein is encoded by the coding sequence ATGCGGTTTGACGGCAGACGCATTCTGGTTACCGGTGCATCCTGCGGGATCGGACGGGCGCTGGCATTGCAGCTGGCGGCAGAAGGCGCAGAGGTTCTGGCGCTGGCCCGCACCAGCAAAGCGCTGGATGATCTGCCAGAGGGCATTGAGCGGCTGGCCTGCGACCTGGGAGACCGCCGCGCGCGCACTGCGCTGATTGCCGGGCTGCAGGGGCGGCGGCTGGACGGGGTGATCAACAACGCGGGCATTCAAATCGCCTCTGATTTTGTCAAAGGCACGGCGGACGCGCAGGATATCGAGCAGGAGCTGGTGGTGAACCTGACAGCGCCCATGCATCTTGCCGCCGGGCTGCTTCCGGTTCTGGCGCGCACACCAGGCAGCTTCCTGGTCAATGTGACCTCCGGCCTTGCCCTGGCGCCGAAACGGCAGGCGCCGGTCTACTGCGCCTCCAAGGCAGGCCTGCGCAATTTCACCCGCGCCATGCGCTATCAGGCTGAGGACGCAGGGCTGCGGGTCCAAGTCACGGACTGCGTAATGGCGCTGGCGGCGACGCAGATGACCGCGGGCCGCGGCCGCGGCAAGATCAGCCCCAACACTGCCGCGGCCGCCTTGCTGAACGGGGTGGCTGCAGGCAATAGCGAAATCTGGGTGGGGCAGATGAAGCTGCTGCGGCTGATCCACCGCCTCTCACCAGCGCTGGCGGCCCGCATCCTGCGCGGCTGA
- a CDS encoding 2-isopropylmalate synthase, protein MTNASPISGDKSRVLIFDTTLRDGEQSPGATMTHDEKLEIAELLDEMGVDIIEAGFPIASEGDFAAVSEIAERSKNAMICGLARANFKDIDRCAEAVRKAAQPRIHTFIGTSPLHRAIPNLTMDEMADKIHETVTHARNLVDNVQWSPMDATRTEWDYLCRVIEIAIKAGATTINIPDTVGYTAPAESADLIKRLIETVPGADDVIFATHCHNDLGMATANALAAVAGGARQIECTINGLGERAGNTALEEVVMALKTRNDIMPWSTGIDTTKIMHVSRRVSTVSGFVVQPNKAIVGKNAFAHESGIHQDGMLKNRENFEIMRPEDIGLSGTSLPLGKHSGRAALRDKLEHLGYEVGDNQLKDVFVRFKELADRKKEVFDDDLIALMRTGVDAENDHLKIVSMKVVCGTGGPAESTVEMEIDGKDVTETAEGDGPVDATFKAIRKIYPNTARLQLYQVHAVTEGTDAQATVSVRLEEDGNIATGESANTDTVVASAKAYVNALNRLIVRRGRVGEGADTKEISYKDLA, encoded by the coding sequence ATGACAAATGCATCCCCGATTTCCGGCGACAAATCCCGTGTATTGATTTTCGACACCACCCTGCGCGACGGCGAGCAGAGCCCCGGCGCCACCATGACCCATGACGAGAAGCTGGAGATTGCCGAGCTTCTGGACGAGATGGGCGTGGACATCATCGAGGCCGGCTTCCCGATTGCCTCCGAAGGCGACTTTGCCGCCGTGTCCGAGATTGCCGAGCGCTCGAAAAACGCGATGATCTGCGGCCTGGCGCGCGCCAATTTCAAGGATATCGACCGCTGCGCCGAAGCGGTGCGCAAGGCCGCGCAGCCGCGTATCCACACCTTTATCGGCACTTCGCCGCTGCACCGCGCCATCCCGAACCTGACGATGGACGAGATGGCCGACAAGATCCACGAGACCGTGACCCACGCCCGCAACCTGGTCGATAACGTGCAGTGGTCGCCGATGGATGCGACCCGGACCGAGTGGGACTATCTCTGCCGGGTGATCGAGATCGCCATCAAGGCCGGTGCCACCACCATCAACATCCCCGACACCGTCGGATACACCGCGCCTGCAGAAAGCGCCGACCTGATCAAGCGCCTGATCGAGACCGTGCCGGGCGCAGATGATGTGATCTTTGCCACCCATTGCCACAACGACCTGGGCATGGCGACCGCCAACGCGCTGGCAGCCGTGGCAGGCGGTGCGCGCCAGATCGAATGCACCATCAACGGCCTTGGCGAGCGGGCGGGCAACACCGCGCTGGAAGAAGTGGTGATGGCGCTGAAAACCCGCAACGACATCATGCCCTGGTCGACCGGGATCGACACCACCAAGATCATGCATGTCTCGCGCCGGGTCTCGACCGTGTCCGGCTTCGTGGTGCAGCCGAACAAGGCGATTGTCGGCAAGAACGCCTTTGCCCATGAAAGCGGCATCCACCAGGACGGCATGCTGAAGAACCGCGAGAACTTCGAGATCATGCGGCCCGAGGACATCGGCCTCTCCGGCACTTCGCTGCCATTGGGCAAGCATTCCGGCCGCGCGGCGCTGCGCGACAAGCTGGAGCACCTCGGCTATGAGGTGGGCGATAACCAGCTGAAGGACGTCTTTGTCCGCTTCAAGGAGCTGGCCGACCGCAAGAAGGAAGTCTTCGACGACGACCTGATTGCGCTGATGCGCACCGGTGTGGATGCCGAGAACGACCACCTCAAAATCGTGTCTATGAAAGTGGTCTGCGGCACCGGCGGTCCAGCGGAATCCACCGTTGAGATGGAGATCGACGGCAAGGATGTCACCGAAACCGCCGAGGGCGACGGGCCGGTGGATGCAACCTTCAAGGCAATCCGCAAGATTTATCCGAACACTGCCCGGCTGCAGCTCTACCAGGTGCATGCAGTGACCGAGGGCACCGATGCGCAGGCGACGGTTTCGGTACGGCTGGAAGAGGATGGCAACATCGCCACCGGCGAAAGCGCCAACACCGATACGGTTGTGGCATCGGCCAAGGCCTATGTGAACGCGCTGAATCGCCTGATCGTGCGCCGCGGCCGGGTGGGCGAAGGCGCCGATACCAAGGAGATTTCCTACAAGGATCTGGCCTGA
- a CDS encoding sodium:alanine symporter family protein, with product MRKSIKAAALSAPLLLAATAPAMAQSVDERVNELFASSTGWFVNLIFSPFPGTSFPWIVAWLVVAATVFTVYFGLIQFRAFPHSISLVKGDYSDPNDAGEVSHFQALATALSGTVGLGNIAGVAVAVGIGGPGATFWMILAGLMGMASKFTECTLGVKYRNEFEDGHVSGGPMYYMTKGFAERGLPMGKFLAVLFSVFCILGAFGGGNMFQANQAHAQISGVVGDYPGWITGVVFATVVFAVIVGGLKSIARVTEKVVPFMGVMYVAAALVILAMNADKIGWAFGEIFNGAFTGAGVAGGMVGALIQGFKRAAFSNEAGVGSAAIAHSAVRTKEPITEGFVSLLEPFIDTVVICTMTALVIIITGQLIQDPNTGLYLLDEGASTIQTVDGNKGVALTSAAFSSAFGWFQYVLALAVILFAFSTMISWSYYGLKAWTFLFGEGQTTELVFKVIFCIFVVIGAAANLGPVIDFSDAAIFAMAVVNIIALYFLMPVVKAELNSYMARLKSGEIKKYG from the coding sequence ATGAGGAAATCAATCAAGGCGGCAGCCCTGTCTGCGCCGCTGCTGCTGGCGGCAACCGCCCCGGCGATGGCACAATCCGTCGACGAACGCGTCAATGAGCTGTTTGCCAGCTCCACCGGCTGGTTCGTCAACCTGATCTTCAGCCCGTTCCCCGGCACCAGCTTCCCCTGGATCGTGGCCTGGCTGGTCGTCGCGGCCACCGTATTCACAGTCTACTTCGGCCTGATCCAGTTCCGTGCCTTCCCGCACTCGATTTCGCTGGTCAAAGGTGATTACTCCGACCCCAACGACGCGGGTGAGGTCAGCCACTTCCAGGCGCTGGCAACCGCGCTGTCGGGCACCGTCGGCCTTGGCAATATCGCCGGCGTCGCGGTGGCAGTCGGCATCGGCGGCCCCGGTGCAACCTTCTGGATGATCCTGGCCGGCCTGATGGGTATGGCGTCGAAGTTCACCGAATGCACCCTGGGCGTGAAGTACCGCAATGAGTTTGAGGACGGCCATGTCTCCGGCGGCCCGATGTACTACATGACCAAGGGCTTTGCTGAACGGGGCCTGCCAATGGGCAAGTTCCTGGCGGTGCTGTTTTCGGTGTTCTGTATCCTCGGCGCCTTTGGCGGCGGCAACATGTTCCAGGCGAACCAGGCGCACGCGCAGATCTCTGGCGTCGTGGGCGATTACCCGGGCTGGATCACCGGTGTTGTCTTCGCCACGGTGGTGTTTGCCGTGATTGTCGGCGGCCTCAAGTCCATTGCCCGCGTCACCGAAAAGGTCGTTCCGTTCATGGGTGTTATGTATGTGGCGGCTGCGCTGGTCATTCTGGCGATGAACGCGGACAAGATCGGTTGGGCCTTCGGGGAGATTTTCAACGGTGCCTTCACCGGTGCGGGTGTTGCCGGCGGCATGGTTGGTGCGCTGATCCAAGGCTTCAAGCGGGCAGCCTTCTCGAACGAAGCCGGCGTTGGCTCTGCGGCGATTGCACACTCTGCAGTGAGAACCAAAGAACCGATCACCGAAGGTTTCGTGTCGCTGCTCGAGCCCTTCATCGACACCGTGGTAATCTGTACCATGACCGCGCTGGTGATCATCATCACCGGCCAGCTGATCCAGGACCCGAACACTGGCCTGTACCTGCTGGATGAAGGCGCAAGCACCATCCAGACCGTGGATGGCAACAAGGGCGTGGCGCTGACTTCGGCAGCCTTCTCCTCGGCCTTCGGCTGGTTCCAGTACGTGCTGGCGCTGGCGGTGATCCTGTTCGCCTTCTCCACCATGATCAGCTGGTCCTACTACGGTCTCAAGGCCTGGACCTTCCTGTTCGGCGAAGGTCAGACTACCGAGCTGGTGTTCAAGGTGATCTTCTGCATCTTCGTTGTGATCGGCGCAGCTGCAAACCTCGGCCCGGTGATCGACTTCTCCGACGCGGCAATCTTTGCCATGGCGGTGGTCAACATCATCGCGCTCTACTTCCTGATGCCGGTCGTCAAGGCAGAGCTGAACAGCTATATGGCGCGCCTGAAGTCGGGTGAGATCAAGAAGTACGGCTGA
- a CDS encoding 23S rRNA (adenine(2030)-N(6))-methyltransferase RlmJ — MLSYQHIYHAGNLADVQKHALLAWMLAYLTRKDKPVSYIETHAGRGLYQLDAPEAVKTGEAEQGITKVLAEQGLAADHPLHRALSETRKAHGAAAYPGSPLIAASLLRAGDSLQFAELHPQENAELRAALKPWKAKVHQQDGFELAMSLAPPTPRRGLLLIDPSYEIKSDYARIPGIIGQLHKKWNVGVIALWYPILRDGSHKMMLKALEAQGLPDALRHEVSFPPVREGHRMVGSGMFVVNAPYGAAEEAARISALFDAVSRK; from the coding sequence ATGCTCTCTTACCAGCACATCTACCACGCCGGAAACCTGGCCGACGTCCAGAAGCACGCGCTGCTTGCCTGGATGCTGGCCTATCTTACCCGCAAGGACAAACCGGTCAGCTATATCGAGACCCACGCGGGCCGTGGTCTCTATCAGCTGGACGCGCCCGAAGCGGTCAAGACCGGCGAGGCAGAACAGGGCATCACCAAGGTTCTGGCAGAGCAGGGTCTGGCAGCGGATCATCCGCTGCACCGCGCCCTGTCGGAGACCCGCAAGGCGCACGGCGCGGCCGCCTATCCCGGATCGCCGCTGATCGCAGCCTCGCTGCTGCGCGCCGGCGATTCGCTGCAATTCGCCGAGCTGCACCCGCAGGAAAACGCTGAATTGCGCGCCGCGCTGAAGCCCTGGAAGGCCAAGGTGCACCAGCAGGACGGGTTTGAGCTCGCCATGTCGCTGGCACCGCCAACCCCGCGCCGCGGCCTGTTGCTGATCGACCCCAGTTACGAGATCAAATCCGACTATGCCCGCATCCCCGGCATCATCGGCCAGCTGCACAAGAAGTGGAACGTCGGCGTCATCGCGCTGTGGTATCCGATCCTGCGGGACGGCAGCCATAAGATGATGCTGAAGGCGCTGGAGGCGCAGGGGTTGCCTGATGCGCTGCGCCACGAGGTTTCCTTTCCGCCGGTGCGCGAAGGCCACCGGATGGTCGGCAGCGGCATGTTCGTGGTCAACGCGCCCTATGGCGCGGCAGAGGAAGCCGCGCGGATTTCGGCGCTGTTTGACGCGGTTTCGCGCAAGTAA
- a CDS encoding darcynin family protein, with amino-acid sequence MKMTIFLLLRASPGWLRLSRAERGRIAAAGLEPFTRNGLSLRHFDAEAFHADVSDVAMIEAETPEAYYFAIEQLRDTALIAEGYFTVTGIIPSFENGFRTYEAAHAV; translated from the coding sequence ATGAAAATGACCATCTTCCTGCTGCTGCGGGCCTCCCCCGGCTGGCTGCGCCTCAGCCGCGCGGAACGCGGACGCATCGCCGCTGCCGGGCTGGAGCCCTTCACCCGAAACGGGCTGTCGCTGCGCCATTTCGATGCCGAGGCGTTTCATGCGGATGTCAGCGATGTGGCGATGATCGAAGCAGAGACGCCGGAGGCCTACTATTTTGCCATCGAGCAACTGCGGGATACCGCCCTGATCGCCGAGGGCTACTTCACGGTCACCGGGATCATCCCGTCTTTTGAAAACGGCTTCCGCACCTACGAGGCCGCCCATGCGGTTTGA
- a CDS encoding rod shape-determining protein — translation MALFGNLGGLFSSDMAIDLGTANTLVYVKGRGVILSEPSVVAYHVKDGVKKVLAVGEDAKLMLGRTPGSIEAIRPMREGVIADFDTAEEMIKHFIRKVHKRSTFSKPKIIVCVPHGATPVEKRAIRQSVLSAGARRAGLIAEPIAAAIGAGMPITDPTGNMVVDIGGGTTEVAVLSLGDIVYARSVRVGGDRMDEAIISYLRRQQNLLVGESTAERIKTSIGTARMPDDGRGQSMQIRGRDLLNGVPKEIEISQAQVAEALAEPVQQICEAVMTALETTPPDLAADIVDRGVMLTGGGALLGDLDLALREQTGLAVSIADESLNCVALGTGKALEFEKQLAHAIDYDS, via the coding sequence ATGGCGCTTTTCGGAAACTTGGGCGGTCTGTTCTCCTCGGACATGGCCATCGACCTCGGCACAGCCAACACTCTGGTCTATGTCAAGGGCCGCGGCGTCATCCTGTCCGAGCCTTCCGTGGTTGCCTATCACGTCAAGGATGGCGTCAAGAAGGTGCTGGCCGTGGGCGAAGACGCCAAGCTGATGCTGGGCCGCACCCCCGGCTCGATCGAGGCGATCCGGCCTATGCGCGAAGGCGTGATTGCCGACTTTGACACTGCGGAAGAGATGATCAAGCACTTCATCCGCAAGGTGCACAAGCGCTCGACCTTCTCCAAGCCCAAGATCATCGTCTGCGTGCCGCATGGCGCCACTCCGGTTGAAAAACGTGCGATCCGCCAGTCGGTTCTGTCCGCAGGGGCCCGCCGCGCCGGCCTGATCGCAGAGCCGATTGCCGCCGCCATTGGCGCCGGCATGCCGATCACCGACCCGACCGGCAACATGGTTGTCGACATCGGCGGCGGCACCACAGAGGTGGCGGTTCTGTCGCTGGGCGACATCGTCTATGCGCGCTCTGTCCGCGTCGGCGGCGACCGGATGGACGAGGCGATCATCAGCTACCTGCGCCGCCAGCAGAACCTTCTGGTTGGCGAATCCACCGCCGAGCGCATCAAGACCTCCATCGGCACCGCCCGGATGCCCGACGACGGCCGCGGCCAGTCGATGCAGATCCGCGGCCGCGACCTGCTGAACGGCGTGCCGAAAGAGATTGAAATTTCCCAGGCCCAAGTGGCCGAGGCACTGGCCGAGCCGGTGCAGCAGATTTGCGAGGCGGTGATGACCGCGCTGGAAACCACCCCGCCGGATCTGGCCGCGGACATCGTTGACCGTGGCGTGATGCTGACTGGCGGCGGTGCTCTGCTGGGCGATCTGGACCTGGCCCTGCGCGAGCAGACCGGCCTGGCCGTCTCCATCGCGGACGAGAGCCTCAATTGCGTGGCGCTCGGCACCGGCAAGGCGCTGGAGTTTGAAAAGCAGCTGGCCCACGCCATCGACTACGACAGCTAA
- a CDS encoding universal stress protein → MSNKIVLGYDDSEAAKSALAFAVSLAKAQGAELVIAHVLEWSPYSFLTPEEIEQRHKRREEELKRAESALLAPVCKSLEDDGVTVTTELKYGHIAETLIDVIKKHGASHLIIGRTGHSGLSSRLFGSVAGSLAQAAPVPVTIVP, encoded by the coding sequence GTGTCGAATAAAATTGTCCTTGGATATGACGACAGCGAGGCCGCCAAATCGGCGCTTGCCTTTGCCGTCAGCCTTGCCAAAGCGCAAGGGGCAGAGCTGGTGATCGCGCATGTGCTGGAATGGTCGCCCTATTCTTTCCTCACCCCGGAGGAGATCGAGCAGCGCCACAAGCGCCGTGAGGAAGAACTGAAAAGAGCAGAAAGCGCCTTGCTGGCCCCCGTCTGCAAAAGTCTGGAAGATGACGGTGTCACCGTTACAACCGAGCTGAAATACGGCCATATCGCCGAAACCCTGATTGATGTGATCAAGAAACATGGTGCAAGCCACCTGATCATTGGCCGCACTGGCCATTCCGGGTTGTCTTCGCGGCTGTTCGGCTCTGTCGCGGGCAGCCTGGCCCAAGCGGCACCGGTTCCGGTCACCATCGTTCCCTAA
- a CDS encoding TetR/AcrR family transcriptional regulator — translation MHSPRKQARQARSRATQEAIVEAAARILETAGREGLTTNAIAERAGVSIGSLYQYFPNKEAVLAAVLRSKRAELLGWMRDAAERCRDAPPEAALRALLEAGMRHQFERPRLAMEAEYAEQHLQLAPETAALAQEMAQIVLDTIRRFSPAAGPQEARDVVAIAKGMINSAAFAGEAGGAALVQRVERAIRGYLRETASNSAEIRAASSAAP, via the coding sequence ATGCACAGCCCAAGAAAACAAGCCCGCCAGGCCCGCTCCCGCGCCACCCAGGAGGCGATCGTGGAGGCGGCGGCTCGCATTCTGGAAACTGCGGGGCGGGAGGGATTGACCACAAATGCGATTGCCGAACGGGCGGGCGTCAGCATCGGCTCGCTGTATCAGTATTTCCCCAACAAAGAGGCAGTGCTGGCCGCGGTTCTGCGCAGCAAGCGGGCTGAACTTCTGGGGTGGATGCGGGACGCCGCAGAGCGTTGCCGCGATGCGCCGCCGGAGGCGGCATTGCGGGCATTGCTGGAAGCCGGGATGCGGCATCAGTTCGAACGCCCCCGGCTGGCGATGGAGGCAGAGTATGCCGAACAGCACTTGCAGCTGGCACCGGAAACCGCAGCATTGGCGCAGGAGATGGCTCAGATCGTACTGGACACCATCCGCCGGTTTTCCCCCGCCGCCGGACCGCAGGAGGCCCGCGACGTGGTCGCCATTGCCAAGGGCATGATCAACTCTGCCGCTTTTGCCGGCGAAGCAGGCGGTGCCGCGCTGGTCCAACGGGTGGAACGCGCGATCCGGGGTTACTTGCGCGAAACCGCGTCAAACAGCGCCGAAATCCGCGCGGCTTCCTCTGCCGCGCCATAG
- a CDS encoding rod shape-determining protein MreD → MANTSPARIWTMRAAFPAVALLIMFFHLLPLETEPRFWAPPDLLMALAMAWSLRRPDFVPALSIGLVMLLADLLFHRPPGLLALLTVLGCGFLKGRAAPHRESTFASEWLAVALVLTGIATLNRLILTLFGVAQAQLSLTVIQVVMTIAAYPLAVWASQSILGVRKLSPSEAETLVSR, encoded by the coding sequence ATGGCTAACACGTCGCCCGCCCGGATCTGGACCATGCGCGCTGCCTTTCCCGCCGTGGCGCTGCTCATCATGTTCTTCCACTTGCTGCCGCTGGAGACCGAGCCGCGGTTCTGGGCGCCGCCGGATCTGCTGATGGCACTGGCCATGGCCTGGAGCCTGCGCCGTCCCGATTTTGTGCCTGCGCTGTCCATCGGCCTGGTGATGCTTCTGGCGGATTTGCTGTTCCACCGCCCGCCAGGGCTGCTGGCGCTGCTGACGGTTCTGGGGTGCGGCTTCCTCAAGGGCCGCGCGGCACCTCACCGCGAAAGCACCTTTGCCAGCGAGTGGCTGGCGGTCGCCCTGGTGCTGACCGGGATTGCCACGCTGAACCGGCTGATCCTGACCCTGTTCGGGGTTGCCCAGGCACAGCTCAGCCTGACGGTAATCCAGGTTGTGATGACCATTGCCGCCTATCCGCTGGCAGTTTGGGCCAGCCAGTCTATTCTGGGGGTGCGCAAACTGTCCCCGTCTGAAGCCGAAACTCTGGTGAGCCGCTGA
- the mreC gene encoding rod shape-determining protein MreC, with protein sequence MAKDKSQRDDYATPLRRLLTAVLCLCLAAIFVVWRIDSPRVERFRAQVVDRVVPSMDWAMVPVTATINLIRDFQSYQRLAEQNRELRSELRQMRAWKEAALQLEQENARLLDLNNVRLDPQLTYITGVVMADSGSPFRQSVVLNVGSRDGVHDGWAAMDGIGLVGRISGTGRNTARVILLTDAASAVPATIQPSGQTALVTGDNSAAPVLSFLENPDLVRPGDRVISSGDGSVFPAGLLIGQVAKDRSGRMRVRLSADYGRLEFLRVLRHHGTQVIQDPGGLVGAIPGDPQPQPRPETLGEDSTEGTAEAGNG encoded by the coding sequence GTGGCAAAGGACAAGTCACAGCGCGACGATTACGCAACCCCGCTGCGGCGCCTGCTGACAGCGGTTTTGTGCCTTTGCCTTGCGGCGATCTTTGTCGTGTGGCGGATCGACAGCCCGCGGGTGGAACGCTTCCGCGCGCAGGTGGTGGACAGGGTGGTGCCCAGCATGGATTGGGCAATGGTGCCGGTCACTGCCACAATCAACCTGATCCGCGATTTCCAAAGCTACCAGCGGCTGGCCGAGCAGAACCGCGAACTGCGCAGCGAGCTGCGCCAGATGCGGGCCTGGAAAGAGGCGGCTTTGCAGCTGGAGCAGGAAAACGCCCGGCTTCTGGACCTCAACAACGTGCGGCTGGACCCGCAGCTCACCTATATCACCGGCGTGGTGATGGCCGACAGCGGCTCGCCCTTCCGCCAGTCGGTGGTGCTGAACGTCGGCAGCCGCGACGGGGTGCATGACGGCTGGGCCGCGATGGACGGCATCGGCCTAGTGGGACGGATCTCCGGCACCGGGCGCAACACCGCGCGGGTGATCCTGCTGACCGATGCCGCCAGCGCCGTGCCCGCCACCATCCAGCCCTCCGGCCAGACCGCGCTGGTTACCGGCGATAACAGCGCCGCGCCGGTGCTCAGCTTTCTGGAAAACCCCGACCTGGTGCGCCCTGGTGACCGGGTGATCTCCTCCGGCGACGGTTCCGTCTTTCCCGCGGGCTTGCTGATCGGCCAGGTGGCCAAGGACCGGTCGGGGCGGATGCGTGTGCGGCTGTCTGCGGACTACGGCCGGCTGGAATTCCTGCGGGTGCTGCGCCATCACGGCACGCAAGTGATCCAGGATCCCGGCGGGCTGGTCGGAGCCATCCCCGGCGATCCGCAGCCGCAGCCCCGGCCCGAAACCCTGGGGGAGGACAGCACCGAAGGCACGGCTGAGGCCGGCAATGGCTAA
- a CDS encoding adenylate/guanylate cyclase domain-containing protein encodes MERRLAAVLAADMVGYSRLMDVDEQGTLARLRTHRIELIDPAISKNRCSIIKTTGDGMLVEFPSVCDAVACAAEVQDRMRRRNADVTPDKRIQFRIGVNLGDIIFDDGDIYGSGVNVAARLEQFAGTGDVCISAAVYDQVRRMGELQFEDLGPQQLKNIAEPVQVYRLLLEGEAAGAAPDQDGSAIEPAAVVKPSIAVLPFANMSGDPEQEFFADGLTEDILTELSRRHELFVISRNSTFVYKGQAVNIREVAEKLGARYIVEGSVRKGGNRLRITVQLIDSCNDSHIWAEKYDRTLDDIFDIQDEVTSAIVATLPGRIEAAQQDEVSRKKPASLAAYECVLAAKVLHHRSTAEDNAKAMELIDRAVELDPEFAHAHAWRGCIRGQAWGYGWCDDVEGMLQLALESIQKAASMDDNDADVHRLMAAVSILQDNLDQAQYHQERALSLNPNYDLVVVQMGELLTWQGRPEEGADWIEKAMRLNPHFPVRFWSHLGKAHFTARLYEQALTDFKRLPALDVVQNGLVAACHSWLGNTQEAQDFVEKIRMMQPEATAEGLLAGLHYGRSEDKVHFTEGLRKTGLE; translated from the coding sequence ATGGAACGCAGGCTGGCCGCCGTGCTGGCGGCGGATATGGTTGGTTACAGCCGACTGATGGACGTGGATGAGCAGGGCACGCTGGCCCGCCTTCGCACCCACCGGATCGAATTGATCGACCCTGCGATCTCCAAGAACCGATGCTCCATTATCAAGACTACCGGCGATGGGATGCTGGTGGAGTTTCCCAGCGTCTGCGACGCGGTGGCCTGTGCCGCAGAGGTGCAGGACAGGATGCGCCGCCGTAACGCGGATGTGACGCCTGATAAACGCATCCAGTTCCGGATCGGTGTGAACCTCGGCGATATCATCTTTGACGACGGCGACATCTACGGCAGCGGCGTCAATGTGGCGGCAAGGCTGGAGCAGTTTGCCGGCACCGGGGACGTCTGCATCTCTGCCGCCGTTTACGATCAGGTCCGCCGCATGGGCGAGCTGCAGTTTGAGGATCTGGGGCCGCAGCAGCTCAAGAACATTGCGGAACCGGTGCAGGTCTACCGGCTGCTTCTGGAAGGGGAGGCCGCCGGCGCCGCGCCGGATCAGGACGGCAGCGCCATCGAACCTGCTGCCGTTGTCAAACCCTCCATCGCGGTGCTGCCCTTTGCCAATATGAGCGGCGACCCGGAGCAGGAGTTCTTTGCCGACGGGCTGACAGAGGACATCCTGACCGAACTCAGCCGCCGCCACGAGCTGTTCGTGATTTCCCGCAATTCGACCTTTGTCTACAAGGGGCAGGCGGTGAACATCCGCGAAGTGGCGGAGAAACTGGGCGCCCGCTACATCGTCGAGGGCAGCGTGCGAAAAGGCGGAAACCGGCTGCGGATCACAGTGCAGCTGATCGACAGCTGCAATGATTCCCATATCTGGGCGGAGAAATACGACCGCACGCTCGACGACATATTCGATATTCAGGATGAGGTGACATCGGCGATTGTCGCCACCCTGCCGGGGCGGATCGAAGCCGCCCAGCAGGATGAGGTCTCGCGCAAGAAACCTGCCAGCCTCGCGGCCTATGAATGCGTGCTGGCGGCCAAGGTCCTGCATCACCGCAGCACGGCAGAGGACAATGCCAAGGCGATGGAGCTTATCGACCGCGCGGTAGAGCTGGATCCGGAGTTTGCCCATGCCCACGCATGGCGCGGCTGCATCCGCGGCCAGGCCTGGGGCTATGGCTGGTGCGATGATGTGGAGGGGATGCTGCAGCTGGCGCTGGAGTCGATCCAGAAAGCCGCCTCGATGGACGACAATGATGCGGACGTGCACCGGCTGATGGCGGCGGTGTCCATCCTGCAGGACAACTTGGACCAGGCGCAGTACCACCAGGAACGCGCCCTGTCGCTGAACCCGAACTACGATCTGGTTGTGGTGCAGATGGGCGAGCTGCTGACCTGGCAGGGACGGCCGGAGGAGGGCGCGGACTGGATCGAGAAGGCGATGCGCCTCAACCCGCATTTCCCGGTCCGCTTCTGGAGCCACCTCGGAAAGGCGCATTTCACCGCGCGGCTTTATGAGCAGGCGCTGACCGACTTCAAACGCCTGCCTGCTTTGGATGTGGTGCAGAATGGTTTGGTGGCGGCCTGCCATAGCTGGCTGGGCAATACGCAGGAGGCGCAGGACTTCGTTGAGAAAATCCGGATGATGCAGCCAGAGGCCACGGCAGAAGGATTGCTGGCCGGGCTGCACTACGGCCGCAGTGAGGACAAGGTGCACTTCACTGAAGGGCTGCGCAAAACCGGGCTGGAATAG